In Nitratiruptor sp. YY09-18, a single window of DNA contains:
- the mltG gene encoding endolytic transglycosylase MltG, which translates to MAKKALKKIILIFEAILIIITLLCIYLSQTIKIEDQTLYIPRGSIAKIITHLQTRKGLPLTKIDRYILSFIGKPQHGWITVQKKRLTHYDFLVALTRSKAALESIKLIPGETTYNILHSLAKKKKISYKVLLFEYKKWAPYPEGVFFANTYFVPVGMDGRKLIHYLVQKGLLQHKYIAKKYLGSYNQKIWFERVVTIASIIQKEAANKEEMAIIASVIYNRLRRKMPLQMDGTLNYGKFSHVRVTPQRIRKDLSRFNTYKYSGLPPFPVCIVSLDAIKAAIKPAKTDYLYFVKSKDGLHIFSKTYKKHLMHIKDVQK; encoded by the coding sequence ATGGCCAAAAAGGCACTCAAAAAGATAATTTTAATTTTTGAAGCAATTTTAATTATCATAACACTACTATGTATCTATCTTTCCCAAACTATCAAAATTGAGGATCAAACACTCTATATCCCTCGAGGCTCTATTGCAAAGATTATAACACACCTTCAGACTCGCAAAGGATTGCCTCTTACAAAAATTGATAGATACATACTATCCTTTATTGGTAAACCGCAACACGGATGGATAACTGTTCAAAAAAAACGATTGACACACTATGATTTTCTTGTTGCACTCACAAGATCAAAAGCAGCTCTAGAATCTATCAAACTGATACCTGGTGAAACAACTTACAATATACTCCATTCATTAGCTAAAAAAAAGAAAATCTCTTATAAAGTGTTACTTTTTGAATATAAAAAGTGGGCGCCGTATCCTGAAGGTGTCTTTTTCGCGAATACATATTTTGTGCCAGTTGGTATGGATGGTAGAAAATTGATACACTATTTAGTGCAAAAAGGTTTATTGCAACATAAATATATAGCAAAAAAATATCTTGGAAGTTACAACCAAAAAATCTGGTTCGAAAGAGTTGTGACAATTGCTTCAATTATTCAAAAAGAGGCCGCAAATAAAGAGGAGATGGCAATTATAGCTTCAGTGATATACAATCGACTACGCCGCAAAATGCCTCTACAGATGGATGGTACACTCAATTATGGAAAATTTTCGCATGTTCGTGTAACTCCTCAAAGGATAAGGAAGGATTTAAGCAGATTTAATACATATAAATATTCTGGATTACCGCCATTTCCCGTCTGTATAGTTTCACTCGATGCGATAAAAGCAGCAATCAAACCGGCCAAAACTGACTACCTCTATTTTGTCAAAAGCAAGGATGGCCTGCATATATTTAGCAAAACTTATAAAAAACATTTGATGCACATAAAAGATGTGCAAAAATGA
- a CDS encoding NADP-dependent isocitrate dehydrogenase, which translates to MRKAKVVWTKIDEAPALATYSLLPIVKAFTKDAGIDIELRDISLAGRVIAEFSDRLPEDKKQADELAYLGELVLKPEANIIKLPNISASIPQLVATIKELQAQGYDIPDFPEEPKTAEEVELRKRFSKLLGSAVNPVLRQGNSDRRLSKAVKEYAKKFPHKMRDVSPDSKSYVAHMEKNDFYQNEQSFISDKDQTVKLVFEGKDGKTEVLKEVDVKKGEVFSASSLNRRTLRDFYEAVINDAKEKDILFSLHVKATMMKISDPVLFGDAIRVYFKELFDEFGKELEEIGFDPNNGLVDLENKLSKLPEGVQKDIKDKIQEILQKNARMYMVDSDAGITNLHAPNDVIIDASIPAVIKNGLQGWGPDGNTADTVITVPDRTYARMYKEIVSDIVKNGQFDPAKVGTVQNVGLMAKKAEEYGSHDKTFFPPEDGYIKTIDEDGNTLMCHEVEEGDIWRAYSAKDEAVVDWAKLAVRRAKESGYPIVFWLDSNRAHDANIIKKVVDVLRDEDLSGVEYHIMAPEKAMRYTLRRFRAGEGTISVTGNVLRDYLTDLFPIIEVGTSARTLSIVPLLAGGGVFETGAGGSAPKHVEQFLKEGHLRWDSLGEFMALVESLKLAVKQGASEKTTIIADALDRAVGKYLNNDKTPKRKVGELDNRGSHYYLATYWAEELANSGDSELEAKFAPVAKKLQENEEQILAEIRAVEGKPTDIGGYYHPDDAKAEAAMRPSKVFNEIIDNI; encoded by the coding sequence ATGAGAAAAGCAAAAGTTGTATGGACTAAAATTGATGAAGCACCAGCTCTGGCCACATATTCATTACTTCCAATTGTGAAGGCCTTCACAAAAGATGCAGGTATCGATATTGAACTGCGAGATATTTCACTAGCAGGAAGAGTGATTGCTGAATTTAGCGATAGACTTCCTGAAGATAAAAAGCAAGCAGATGAACTTGCATACCTTGGTGAGCTCGTGCTCAAACCAGAAGCAAATATTATTAAACTTCCAAATATTTCAGCTTCTATTCCTCAGCTTGTCGCAACTATTAAAGAGTTACAAGCTCAAGGATACGATATTCCTGATTTTCCTGAAGAGCCAAAAACTGCTGAAGAAGTAGAATTGAGAAAAAGATTTTCAAAACTATTAGGTTCTGCAGTCAACCCTGTGCTTCGACAAGGAAACTCTGATAGACGCCTTAGCAAGGCTGTAAAAGAGTATGCAAAAAAATTCCCGCATAAAATGAGAGATGTCAGTCCTGATAGTAAGAGTTATGTTGCACATATGGAGAAAAATGACTTCTATCAAAATGAGCAATCTTTCATTAGTGATAAAGATCAAACTGTCAAGCTTGTTTTTGAAGGAAAAGATGGCAAAACTGAAGTTTTGAAAGAGGTAGATGTAAAAAAAGGCGAAGTCTTCAGTGCATCTTCACTCAACAGAAGAACATTGAGAGACTTCTATGAAGCAGTAATCAATGATGCAAAAGAGAAAGATATTCTCTTCTCTCTCCATGTAAAAGCGACAATGATGAAAATCTCAGACCCTGTGCTCTTTGGCGATGCTATTCGAGTATACTTCAAAGAGCTTTTTGATGAGTTTGGAAAAGAGCTTGAAGAGATCGGTTTTGATCCAAACAATGGGCTAGTTGATCTTGAAAATAAACTTTCTAAACTTCCTGAAGGTGTACAAAAAGATATCAAGGATAAAATTCAAGAGATTTTACAAAAAAATGCTCGTATGTACATGGTAGATAGCGATGCAGGTATTACAAACCTCCATGCACCTAACGATGTAATCATCGATGCTTCTATTCCTGCAGTTATCAAAAATGGTCTGCAAGGATGGGGACCAGATGGCAATACAGCTGATACTGTAATCACTGTTCCTGATAGAACTTATGCAAGAATGTATAAAGAGATTGTGTCTGATATTGTCAAAAATGGTCAGTTTGATCCAGCAAAAGTTGGAACTGTGCAAAATGTTGGTTTGATGGCGAAAAAAGCAGAAGAGTATGGAAGTCACGATAAAACATTCTTCCCGCCAGAAGATGGATATATCAAAACAATCGATGAAGATGGTAATACTTTGATGTGTCATGAAGTAGAAGAGGGAGATATCTGGAGAGCATACAGCGCAAAAGATGAAGCTGTTGTCGACTGGGCAAAACTAGCCGTGAGACGCGCAAAAGAGAGCGGATATCCAATCGTTTTCTGGCTTGATAGCAACAGAGCACACGATGCAAATATTATCAAAAAAGTTGTCGATGTTCTAAGAGATGAAGATCTCAGTGGTGTTGAGTATCACATCATGGCTCCAGAAAAAGCGATGCGCTATACTCTTAGAAGATTTAGAGCAGGTGAGGGTACAATCAGCGTAACTGGTAACGTTTTAAGAGACTACCTTACTGACCTTTTCCCAATTATCGAAGTTGGAACAAGCGCAAGAACACTCTCTATCGTTCCACTTCTTGCAGGTGGTGGTGTATTTGAAACAGGAGCTGGCGGTAGTGCTCCAAAACACGTTGAGCAGTTCTTGAAAGAGGGGCATCTTAGATGGGATAGTCTCGGTGAATTCATGGCACTAGTTGAATCACTCAAACTTGCAGTAAAACAAGGTGCGAGTGAAAAAACTACAATTATTGCTGATGCATTAGATAGGGCCGTTGGAAAATATCTCAACAACGATAAAACTCCAAAAAGAAAGGTTGGTGAGCTTGATAACAGAGGAAGCCACTACTATCTTGCTACTTACTGGGCCGAGGAACTTGCAAACTCTGGAGATAGTGAACTTGAAGCTAAATTTGCTCCTGTTGCGAAAAAACTCCAAGAAAATGAAGAACAAATTCTTGCAGAAATAAGAGCCGTTGAAGGAAAACCGACTGATATTGGCGGCTACTACCATCCAGATGACGCGAAAGCAGAAGCTGCTATGCGCCCAAGCAAAGTCTTCAACGAAATTATTGATAATATATAA
- the mdh gene encoding malate dehydrogenase — translation MAQSSKVSIVGAGGNVGSIVAYSIAMQGLAHEVILVDRDKDRAEGKALDMNQAAAAVRTHSIVKAAKDYTDIEGSKVVVITAGFPRKPGMSRDDLLFANADIVSEITENIVKHAPDSIIIVVTNPLDTMTYVALKKSGFPKHRVIGMAGILDGARMTHFIYEKLGFGAGQIRATVIGGHGDYMVPLPRYSTVAGIPITDLLTPMELEEVVEATKKGGAQIVQLMGTSAYFAPGKATAIMVEAILKDSKKIYPCSTLLEGEYGVHGIPNGVPVTLGANGVEEIIELQLTPRERKEFQRSVDSVKELIDILEDQNYFGDK, via the coding sequence ATGGCACAAAGTTCAAAAGTATCAATTGTAGGTGCAGGTGGTAATGTCGGAAGTATCGTTGCATATTCTATCGCGATGCAAGGACTTGCCCACGAAGTAATACTTGTTGATAGAGACAAAGATAGAGCCGAAGGCAAAGCTCTTGATATGAATCAAGCTGCAGCTGCAGTACGTACTCACTCTATCGTCAAAGCAGCAAAAGACTATACCGATATAGAGGGAAGTAAAGTTGTAGTTATTACTGCAGGATTTCCTAGAAAACCAGGTATGAGTCGAGACGACCTCCTCTTTGCTAATGCAGATATAGTAAGTGAGATTACAGAAAATATTGTCAAACACGCTCCAGATTCTATTATCATAGTTGTAACTAACCCTCTCGATACTATGACATATGTAGCATTGAAAAAGAGTGGATTTCCTAAACATAGAGTTATTGGAATGGCTGGGATACTTGATGGTGCAAGAATGACACATTTTATTTATGAAAAGCTTGGATTTGGTGCTGGACAGATTCGTGCCACTGTTATTGGTGGACATGGTGATTATATGGTTCCACTTCCAAGATATTCTACTGTCGCAGGCATTCCAATAACTGATCTTTTGACTCCTATGGAGCTTGAAGAAGTTGTTGAAGCAACAAAAAAAGGTGGTGCTCAAATAGTCCAACTTATGGGAACTAGTGCATATTTTGCACCTGGTAAAGCAACAGCAATTATGGTAGAAGCTATCTTAAAAGATTCTAAAAAAATCTATCCATGTTCTACACTTTTAGAGGGTGAATATGGTGTCCATGGTATTCCAAACGGTGTGCCTGTGACTCTTGGAGCAAATGGCGTAGAAGAGATTATTGAATTGCAGCTTACTCCACGTGAAAGAAAAGAATTCCAACGAAGCGTTGATTCAGTCAAAGAGTTGATCGATATTCTTGAAGACCAAAACTATTTTGGAGATAAATAA
- a CDS encoding fumarate hydratase, translating into MRTVAYDDIVKVIRDTIIYSTTHLSEDMHKALREALEKEESLVSKAVLEQLLENAEIAASENKPLCQDTGLAIFFVKMGEDVKVEGGSLKDAIYEGTKRGYEEGYLRASTCDCFTRANLKDTIGYNLPPVIYFDIVPGETIEIEFAAKGGGSENGSRARVLAPAQGKEGIKEFVKQVVSDAGPNVCPPIVVGVGIGGSFDYAAVMSKHALFRDVGTPNPDPELDAFEKEILEELNKLGIGAMGMGGTQTALAVHIETYQPGRMCHIASLPVAVNIQCHSSRHAHITI; encoded by the coding sequence ATGCGAACTGTTGCATATGATGATATTGTCAAGGTAATTAGAGACACAATTATCTACTCTACAACCCATTTAAGCGAAGATATGCATAAGGCTTTGCGAGAAGCTCTTGAAAAAGAGGAGAGCCTTGTAAGCAAGGCTGTTTTAGAACAACTTCTCGAAAATGCTGAGATTGCTGCAAGTGAAAACAAACCTCTTTGCCAAGATACGGGCCTTGCAATATTTTTCGTAAAAATGGGCGAAGATGTAAAAGTTGAAGGCGGAAGCCTTAAAGATGCAATTTATGAAGGCACCAAAAGAGGGTATGAAGAGGGGTACCTCAGAGCGTCCACATGTGACTGCTTCACTCGTGCAAATCTTAAAGATACTATCGGTTATAATCTCCCGCCGGTTATCTACTTTGATATTGTACCGGGTGAAACAATTGAGATAGAGTTTGCCGCTAAAGGTGGCGGAAGTGAAAATGGTAGCCGTGCAAGAGTCCTTGCTCCTGCACAAGGAAAAGAGGGTATCAAAGAGTTTGTAAAACAGGTCGTGAGTGATGCTGGACCAAATGTGTGTCCTCCAATCGTTGTAGGTGTAGGGATTGGTGGAAGTTTTGACTATGCAGCTGTGATGAGCAAGCACGCACTTTTCCGTGATGTAGGCACTCCGAATCCAGACCCAGAACTTGATGCTTTTGAAAAAGAGATTTTGGAAGAGCTTAATAAGCTCGGTATCGGTGCAATGGGTATGGGTGGCACACAGACAGCACTTGCGGTTCATATTGAAACATATCAACCTGGAAGAATGTGTCATATTGCATCACTCCCAGTTGCAGTCAATATTCAGTGTCACAGCTCACGACATGCACACATTACCATCTAA
- a CDS encoding Fe-S-containing hydro-lyase, producing the protein MAEYKLQTPLSDADVEKLKAGDIVYLTGTIYTARDAAHKRLVDLIFEGKELPFDLHGAVIYYVGPTPPKPGEVIGSAGPTTSYRMDSYAPILIEHGLKGMIGKGKRNDAVKEACKKYKAVYFGAVGGAGALLAKRIKDAEVIAYPELGPEAVRRIVVEDFPVVVVNDTYGNDLYEEGRKQWAKV; encoded by the coding sequence ATGGCTGAATATAAACTTCAAACCCCTTTGAGTGATGCAGATGTAGAAAAGCTCAAAGCTGGAGATATTGTCTATCTTACAGGAACAATTTATACTGCACGAGATGCAGCGCATAAAAGACTTGTAGATCTCATTTTTGAAGGGAAAGAGCTCCCTTTTGATCTACATGGTGCAGTTATCTACTATGTAGGTCCAACACCTCCAAAGCCGGGAGAGGTTATAGGAAGTGCAGGACCAACAACAAGCTACAGAATGGACAGCTATGCACCAATTCTCATTGAGCATGGCCTCAAAGGAATGATTGGAAAAGGTAAGAGAAACGATGCGGTCAAAGAAGCTTGCAAAAAATATAAAGCTGTCTATTTTGGTGCAGTTGGAGGTGCTGGAGCACTTTTGGCAAAAAGAATAAAAGATGCTGAAGTGATTGCATATCCAGAACTCGGCCCTGAAGCAGTCCGAAGAATAGTAGTAGAAGATTTTCCAGTGGTTGTTGTAAATGACACCTATGGTAACGACCTTTATGAAGAGGGTCGAAAACAGTGGGCAAAAGTATAA
- the sucC gene encoding ADP-forming succinate--CoA ligase subunit beta has protein sequence MNIHEYQAKEIFRAYGVPVPRGEVAFTGPEAREVAQRLGGDLWVVKAQIHAGGRGKAGGVKLARSLDEVEKIAEEMLGMTLVTHQTGPEGKKVEKVYVEEGADIQKEYYLGMVLDRSSEMPVMMASTEGGMEIEEVAAKTPEKIIKVAIDPTIGFQGFHGRKLAFGLGLAKEEIRPFIQFAEALYKVYMDKDANLIEINPLIKTGDGKFLALDAKMGFDDNALYKHPDIHEMRDLSEEDPVEVEAAKYGLSYVNLDGNVGCMVNGAGLAMATMDIIKHEGGEPANFLDVGGGANPDTVAKGFELILSDENVKSIFVNIFGGIVRCDRIANGILQATQQVEVNVPVVVRLDGTNADEAAKILKNANIKNIIPATDLADGARKAVAAAKGEL, from the coding sequence ATGAACATACATGAATATCAAGCTAAAGAGATCTTTCGAGCGTATGGCGTACCTGTTCCAAGAGGTGAGGTTGCCTTTACAGGTCCTGAAGCGAGAGAAGTTGCACAAAGACTTGGAGGAGACCTTTGGGTTGTAAAAGCACAGATCCATGCAGGCGGCCGTGGGAAAGCTGGCGGTGTGAAGCTTGCTAGAAGTCTTGATGAAGTAGAAAAAATTGCCGAAGAGATGCTTGGCATGACTCTTGTGACACACCAAACAGGCCCTGAAGGCAAAAAAGTAGAAAAAGTATATGTAGAAGAGGGTGCGGATATCCAAAAAGAGTACTATCTTGGAATGGTACTTGATAGAAGCAGTGAAATGCCTGTTATGATGGCTTCTACTGAAGGCGGGATGGAGATTGAGGAGGTTGCTGCAAAGACTCCAGAAAAGATCATCAAAGTAGCGATCGATCCAACTATTGGATTTCAGGGTTTTCATGGAAGAAAGCTTGCATTTGGGCTAGGGTTAGCAAAAGAGGAGATTCGCCCATTTATTCAGTTTGCTGAAGCACTCTATAAAGTATATATGGATAAAGATGCTAATTTAATAGAAATCAATCCTCTTATCAAAACAGGTGACGGAAAATTCTTAGCTCTTGATGCGAAGATGGGATTTGATGACAATGCTCTATACAAACATCCTGATATTCATGAGATGCGAGATTTGAGCGAAGAAGATCCTGTTGAAGTTGAAGCAGCAAAATATGGCCTTAGCTATGTGAACTTAGACGGGAATGTTGGTTGTATGGTAAATGGAGCTGGACTTGCGATGGCTACTATGGATATCATCAAGCATGAGGGTGGAGAGCCTGCAAACTTCCTCGATGTTGGAGGTGGCGCAAATCCTGATACGGTGGCAAAAGGGTTTGAACTTATTTTAAGCGATGAAAACGTTAAAAGCATATTTGTCAATATTTTTGGCGGAATCGTTCGCTGTGATCGAATCGCAAACGGTATCTTGCAAGCTACACAGCAAGTAGAGGTGAATGTCCCTGTTGTTGTGAGACTCGATGGGACAAATGCCGATGAAGCTGCCAAAATTTTAAAAAATGCTAACATCAAAAATATCATTCCTGCTACCGATTTGGCTGATGGTGCAAGAAAAGCTGTTGCAGCTGCGAAAGGAGAGCTATAA
- the sucD gene encoding succinate--CoA ligase subunit alpha: protein MSILVNKDTKVIVQGFTGKEGTFHSEQCIEYGTQIVGGVTPGKGGQTHLDRPVFNTVKEAVDATGATVSMIFVPPAFTADAVMEAAEAGIELAVIITEGAPVKDMMYAKMYATKKGMKTIGPNCPGIITAEECKIGIMPGFIFKKGPVGLISKSGTLTYEASNQVVKEGLGITTAVGIGGDPIIGLSYKQLLPMFEADPETEAIVMIGEIGGTLEIEAAEYIKENITKPVVAFIAGQTAPKGKRMGHAGAIISGGQGTAQEKMDALAAAGVHVVKSPADIGKTVAKALGK, encoded by the coding sequence ATGAGTATTTTGGTCAATAAAGATACAAAAGTCATCGTTCAAGGTTTTACTGGAAAAGAGGGGACATTTCATAGTGAGCAGTGTATTGAGTATGGCACACAAATTGTAGGTGGTGTTACTCCTGGCAAAGGGGGACAAACACATCTTGATAGACCTGTATTTAATACTGTCAAAGAAGCAGTGGATGCGACTGGTGCAACTGTGAGCATGATCTTTGTCCCTCCAGCTTTTACAGCTGATGCAGTTATGGAAGCAGCAGAAGCTGGAATCGAACTAGCAGTTATCATCACTGAAGGCGCACCAGTGAAGGACATGATGTATGCAAAAATGTATGCAACCAAAAAAGGTATGAAAACAATCGGACCAAACTGTCCAGGAATTATTACTGCCGAAGAGTGCAAAATAGGAATCATGCCTGGATTTATTTTCAAAAAAGGTCCTGTAGGGCTTATCAGTAAATCTGGAACACTCACATATGAAGCGAGTAACCAGGTAGTAAAAGAGGGTCTTGGTATCACAACAGCTGTTGGTATCGGAGGCGACCCTATAATTGGTCTTAGCTACAAGCAGCTTCTTCCTATGTTTGAGGCTGATCCAGAGACTGAAGCTATAGTTATGATAGGTGAGATAGGTGGTACTCTTGAGATCGAAGCTGCCGAGTATATTAAAGAAAATATCACTAAGCCTGTTGTAGCTTTTATCGCTGGACAGACTGCACCAAAAGGTAAACGAATGGGCCATGCTGGTGCGATTATCAGTGGAGGACAAGGAACTGCACAAGAGAAGATGGATGCCCTCGCTGCAGCTGGCGTACATGTAGTCAAATCACCAGCTGATATCGGTAAGACTGTCGCAAAAGCATTAGGAAAATAG
- a CDS encoding heavy-metal-associated domain-containing protein, which translates to MKKSFQVQNIRCEGCANSIKKALSAHFGFVEVDLSKMPRIVTVELKSEDDKKKLKNILLSLGYPMIDEDLSKSQELGAKAKSFVSCAIGKFTLDKGD; encoded by the coding sequence ATGAAAAAGAGCTTCCAAGTGCAAAACATTCGCTGTGAAGGGTGCGCAAATAGTATCAAAAAAGCGCTCTCTGCACATTTTGGTTTTGTAGAGGTTGATCTTTCAAAAATGCCTAGAATTGTAACAGTTGAATTGAAGTCAGAGGATGATAAGAAGAAATTAAAAAATATATTACTTAGCCTTGGTTATCCTATGATTGATGAAGATTTATCAAAAAGCCAAGAGCTAGGAGCAAAAGCGAAAAGTTTTGTGAGCTGCGCAATTGGCAAATTTACTTTAGACAAAGGAGATTGA
- a CDS encoding 4Fe-4S dicluster domain-containing protein, with protein sequence MGLLKAPENTPVWVEENNCKACDLCVAYCPAGVLVMVPEPKTILGAMVKVAYPDSCIGCNDCELECPDFAIMVADRKEYKFAKLTEEAKERAEAIKKNHYMAREEDIKALCA encoded by the coding sequence ATGGGTCTACTAAAAGCCCCTGAAAATACGCCGGTTTGGGTCGAAGAGAATAACTGTAAAGCGTGCGACTTATGTGTTGCATATTGTCCCGCAGGCGTTTTGGTAATGGTTCCAGAACCAAAAACAATCCTTGGTGCAATGGTAAAAGTTGCTTATCCAGATAGCTGTATCGGGTGTAATGACTGTGAACTTGAATGTCCAGACTTTGCAATCATGGTAGCAGATAGAAAAGAGTATAAATTTGCGAAACTCACTGAAGAGGCAAAAGAGCGAGCAGAAGCTATCAAGAAAAATCACTATATGGCTCGCGAAGAAGATATCAAAGCACTTTGTGCGTAA
- a CDS encoding 2-oxoglutarate synthase subunit alpha, with amino-acid sequence MAREVISSGNELAAQAAIDAGCKFFGGYPITPSSEVAHAMSVLLPRVGGKFIQMEDEIGGIAVALGASMSGVKSMTNTSGPGISLKAEQIGLGFMTETPLVITNVMRGGPSTGLPTRVQQGDINQAKSPTHGDYKSITFCPGSLEECYTEVVRAFNVAEELMTPVFVLLDETLGHMHGKAVLPDLEEVQASIVDRAKPDPSIPKKEFKPFDVPQDKPAVIPPMFQGYRFHLTGLHHGPTGFPTEDAEICQNLIERLHRKIDVRRKDLLDSYEEYMLDDAEWLIVAYGSVSRSAREAINRLREQGVKIGMFRPITLWPSPEDKMREIGERFPAEKILMPELNMGQYIDEVERVMKKRPVALNKANGRPISPAEIIEKLKEMGI; translated from the coding sequence ATGGCAAGAGAAGTAATATCAAGTGGTAACGAATTAGCAGCACAGGCTGCAATCGATGCAGGGTGTAAATTTTTCGGAGGATATCCAATTACTCCGTCTAGTGAAGTAGCACATGCTATGAGTGTTTTACTTCCAAGAGTTGGTGGTAAATTTATCCAGATGGAAGATGAGATCGGTGGGATTGCAGTTGCACTTGGTGCTAGCATGAGTGGCGTAAAATCTATGACGAACACTTCTGGTCCTGGTATCAGCCTCAAGGCAGAGCAAATTGGTCTTGGGTTTATGACAGAGACTCCCCTTGTAATTACTAACGTCATGCGCGGTGGTCCGTCAACCGGTCTTCCTACACGTGTACAACAAGGTGATATCAATCAAGCAAAATCTCCTACTCATGGTGATTATAAATCTATCACATTTTGTCCAGGAAGCTTGGAAGAGTGTTATACTGAAGTGGTACGCGCTTTCAATGTTGCAGAAGAGCTTATGACACCTGTATTTGTTCTTTTGGATGAGACTCTTGGACATATGCACGGGAAAGCAGTACTACCTGACCTAGAAGAGGTGCAAGCTTCAATCGTTGATCGTGCAAAACCAGATCCATCTATTCCAAAGAAGGAGTTTAAGCCTTTTGATGTTCCTCAGGATAAGCCTGCAGTCATTCCTCCAATGTTCCAAGGATATAGATTCCATTTAACAGGACTCCATCACGGACCTACAGGGTTCCCAACTGAGGATGCCGAAATTTGTCAAAACTTAATTGAGAGACTACATAGGAAAATAGATGTAAGAAGAAAAGATCTACTTGATAGCTATGAAGAGTATATGCTCGATGACGCTGAGTGGCTCATCGTTGCATATGGAAGTGTAAGTAGAAGTGCACGAGAAGCAATTAATCGTCTTAGAGAGCAAGGTGTAAAAATAGGTATGTTTAGACCAATCACACTTTGGCCAAGCCCTGAAGATAAAATGAGAGAGATCGGTGAGAGATTCCCTGCAGAAAAAATTCTCATGCCTGAACTTAACATGGGACAATATATAGACGAAGTAGAGAGAGTTATGAAGAAACGACCCGTAGCACTCAATAAAGCAAATGGTAGACCAATCAGCCCAGCTGAAATCATAGAAAAACTCAAAGAGATGGGTATATAA
- a CDS encoding 2-oxoglutarate ferredoxin oxidoreductase subunit beta, which translates to MAFNYNEYLRTDKMPTLWCWGCGDGIILKAVIRAIDKLGWNMDDVCVVSGIGCSGRFSSYLNCNTVHTTHGRTVAYATGIKLANPDKHVIVVAGDGDGLAIGGNHTIHGCRRNIDLNFILINNFIYGLTNSQVSPTTPKGMWAVTTQYGNIDPTFDACELAKGAGATFIARETVTDPKKLEKMFIKGFQHRGFSFFDVFSNCHVNLGRKNKMGEAIENQEWIDSITMPKSKYDKLPEEEKINYFPTGILHHVEDQMEYCDAYDLVIEAAQNKKKVDIPIQVKPF; encoded by the coding sequence ATGGCTTTTAATTATAATGAATACCTAAGAACAGATAAGATGCCAACACTTTGGTGTTGGGGATGTGGTGATGGGATTATCCTAAAAGCAGTTATCAGAGCAATCGATAAGCTCGGCTGGAATATGGATGATGTATGTGTAGTATCAGGTATCGGATGTAGTGGACGTTTTAGTTCATATCTCAACTGTAATACTGTGCATACAACGCACGGTAGAACTGTGGCATATGCTACTGGTATCAAATTGGCTAATCCAGATAAACATGTAATTGTTGTAGCGGGTGATGGTGATGGACTCGCAATCGGAGGTAACCATACAATTCACGGATGTAGACGAAACATTGATCTCAACTTCATCCTCATCAACAACTTTATCTATGGCCTTACAAACTCACAAGTTAGTCCAACTACACCAAAAGGAATGTGGGCAGTTACTACGCAATATGGCAACATCGACCCAACTTTTGATGCATGCGAATTAGCTAAGGGCGCAGGTGCAACATTTATCGCAAGAGAAACTGTAACAGACCCGAAAAAACTTGAAAAGATGTTCATTAAAGGTTTCCAGCATAGAGGATTTAGCTTCTTTGACGTATTTAGTAACTGTCACGTTAACCTTGGGCGTAAAAACAAGATGGGTGAAGCTATTGAAAACCAAGAGTGGATTGATAGTATTACAATGCCAAAAAGTAAGTATGATAAACTCCCTGAAGAGGAAAAAATCAACTACTTCCCAACCGGAATCCTCCACCATGTAGAGGATCAGATGGAGTACTGTGATGCATATGATCTTGTAATCGAAGCAGCACAGAATAAGAAAAAAGTAGATATTCCTATTCAGGTTAAACCATTCTAA